The genomic stretch AAGAAGGATGTTTCCGTTGTGTGCGGCCCTGTGCTGAAACTTGATAGTCAGGAACGCTTTGCAGTACTGGCTTCTCTCACTAGTGCATGCATAAATGtatatttcagattttcagtTATTATATTGCAGTTTCCAATCAGTAGCAACAAGTGCTTTCGCTGATGTCTTTGACTTGTAAAAGAGCTGCTGAGtaactttttctttctcttttttcaataAGAAGCCTACTGGTGCGTTTTAGCACCTCGGACAGCGACTGGCGTGAGCTGCTCACAGTTGTCTCTGTTCCCTCTTGAGGCCTTTGAACttcatttgcaaacatttgttttttttttcttgatcctAAATATCTCCTTTCAGTGAAAAgttgtataaataaaaactgataaaTGCGCTTAGCCTATACAATACAATACCTTTTATTAAGCGGGACATGAGGATTTTTCTATTATTTCCACAATGTACATTTGGTGAGCAACGTCACTGAACATTAAATCAGTCAAAGCTACGCAGATTCCGAAATGTAGAACACACAATAATGTGAATATGTACTTTATAAATTATAGCATTgttactatttttttaataaaagggcTCTAAGTCGTCTCCGGTGGCTGAAATATgtcgcctttttttttctcttttaataaaCTCATCGGCGGCCTACATTTGGCTTATTTTCAATATGTTCAGCATCCAAACGCAACACCATTGACAGCACAAAACATAAAGATAAAACTTCCATTCGTGCAAAAAAATGCCTTGGGCGTGAAAGCACTTCTTCTCTTGTTGTCCATATAATTCCATATACTTCACTTGGACGGAAACCATAAATTCTTTAAGGCTATACAAACATAAAATAGAGCATAACACACTTGGCCTGTCCAAggattcagttcatccactccTCATCTTCTCCTTTGTCCATTTCCCTCCAGATACACCCGTTTGTCTGTCGGCAAAGTTTGTTTTCcaagcaaggaaaaaaaaaatccatgtacCCGACAAGCACGCGCCACTGGCCGGTTTAATACGTTGAATCATCCAGATTGCGTTAGAGTTGGCCGATGGATTGAATATATGAAACTCCAAGGAAACGTTCATATTTGACTAGATAGTGGACAAGTGTAGGTATACAGATATTCGTCGGCTTCCTTGGCTGACAGTTATtttagttaaaaataaatggcatgtttttttttgttttgtttttttttcttttttttgttttcttgttcctCAACTAAGCAGAGTCCCATGCGACGTGAGTCATCGCAGATTAGATTATAGAGGAAAGACTAGAAAGCCTGAGAAGGTGGAGTATTTCCATCCGCCCATTAAGGTGCCCCGTTCCAGCTTCAGATAGACCCGGTCCTCCCGTTCAACCATCAGCAGTACTCCGTTGCTGGCCGCCTCTCTCGTAACGTCCTGGTCACCGGCGAATGCTGATATAACCGGATAATCATTCTGCATCAGGTTCACCTGCAATCAAGAGCAGCAACAAACTTGGAGTTGAGTCCTGTACTCAGTAAATGCAGAATGCACACCGTGTCTTTCATAAGTGCTCACCTGTATGGTTTGTCTGTTGTAGACCTTCACCACGTGAAAGCTGAAACTATAGATTCCCCTTCTCGGAGCCTGGAAAACACTTGCTTTGAGATCGAAATGGTTGCCGATGTTCACTAAAACCTATGATAAGAAAGGGAGCACAATGAGAcagtgctttatttatttattttttttcatatgcatGCTTCATTCAACACAACAGCTGGTTATTGGTATTGTATTGTTTCTGCCTGGTATGTGTAGTGACTAAAAAGAGGCGTATCAGCCAGTAAGTCTGGTTCTGGTTTGCCAAATGTTTCAGGCAGCACTTCAGTCGCACTTTGGGAGGGTTCCCAATTTAAGGCGTATAACAGGCCGCTGTCCAAAGACCTCAACCGTGAAAACTTATTGGAATATCTAATCAAAAGCAACACATTGCATATCTAAATGCGGCCGAGGCCTAGGACGCTTGCGGTAAATGATCCTGCATGGATGATCAGCTGGCGGCGCATCTCCAAATCACGCCAATTACGCATATGAAGCCTTTTGAAATATAACATAACGCTGTGCTCGTTGGATAAGTAAAACTCCTGGCTCAGATCACATAGAACGTTGGTAGTAATAGAAAATCAGTGAAGCAAGATCATAAGTTCTACCCACCCAACATAATGTACCAGGAGAAAATAATACTTTAGAATAAAATCGGGTTTATATCAGATGTGGGTGGAGTGTGTTGATGCAAAATTCAGTGGACATCTGACCTGGTCGAAATAGATGGTCATAGACGTGTTGCTCATCTCTGACGGCTCATGGTTGGTTCCACGCACGGCTGAAAAAGCCACCTTTGCCCCAGCGGAGCGGACTGAAATGCCAAGTGAAGAGGTGACCGCGCCGTCCGAAGAAGGGTTCGAGTCGCACACCACTAGACACTTCCCCTCGAGAACTATCGGCTCCGTGTCGTTCTGGCCGAGGCAAAAAGCCACGCCGCATCCCAAGAGGAGGGCCAGTGCCAGGATGGCACAGCGTCCCGGGCAGCGCGCTGGCACCATGGTTGGATCGCTGATCCCGTCCACACTAATACAACCCGGTAGCCCCTTGGAGGTTTGTTAGTACTCGATCACCTGGTCCAGACTCGGTCCCTTCtatctttccctctctcttcctcaaTATGTGATGCTCCCTCACTCTCTCAAACACCTTTTGACACACAGACGCACTCAGACTCTCTCCGGCTGAGACTCCCCTCCCTCCTGCACGCCTTAGTTGATTTTGGGAGAGTATTCAGGCAACTGTTGTTGAAAAtcctgacataaaaaaaaaaaatagttctcATGTGAGACAGTAACATTAATGGGATCTTATATAGTTCGGGTAATAAACTTGTAACCCGAGTGCGTAAAATGACAGTCGTGCGTAAAGTGAAAAGCAACTGAtcattaaatacaaaaattctAAAAATTACAGTGTAGAAGCTGATCCTCCTTTATAATTATCCTATCAACGCAACTATTTGTGCCTCAGTGGCGTGTTTGCTGATGGAAATGTGCGCTGCAGCACTTTGTACCAaattaaaatgtccaaaaagaTGTTACGTTCCTCTGTCCTCGTCCTAGCTGATCATTGTGATGAAGCAAACACTTTTCAGGCATTTCTATGGAGGAAAGATAAAGCACGACCTACCTGCGTTATCCATCTCGGTGGTGTGCTTTCTGTCCCACCCTCCAAGACTGTAAATTGAGCGCTCAGATCGCTGCTGCAAAAAAGCAAGAGTCTCTGGGCTGCCTTTCGAGGGAGTACTCACGcccattttttgtgtgtggccACTGCAACGAGACTTCTCAGAAGTGCCCCACAATTAAGACATATTGCGTGGACTAATGGGTTTGTTTGCACAGTCATACGTGCAATGCTGCGAGTTCAGGGGCCCCTGAGGATGGCAAAGATCACTTGCTCTTGGTGTCTGTCATTTATATGCTCTGGTTTTGTCATGTCTCTGTCTGATTAATCCGAAATGAAGGGGACCACAGCGGTTAACCTTGCAGTTACATGGTACATTCAGCATGCATGTATATGTTACTAATTTGAGACTTAAACGAGCAATTTTTTGAGTCGAATGCAGATACTCGTGCGCCATCCAGTGGCGGATCTAAATTGTGCATAAAAGGATTTCAGGTTATTagagatgggggaaaaaatcaaagaatgtaagagattaaaacaataaacttgtgtggcATCCCGCTTGCATGTTTCACCGATGCAGGTGCATATCAGCAGTCTTCTATCAGatcacaaataataaaaaaaaagagatctcACAAGCAAGTTCAAAGCAGGTGAAGCTTCAACAAAGCTCACTTCAGTGAGTATGACCTGCACTTCTCTGTTCCACCCTTAGCCTTTTCTTTTCAACTTCTGACATGTCATCATCCTTTGAAGAACTGTAGAGGTTCCTCTCAGTGCTCCACACTTCTGAATAAGGATGGGCTTCACAAGTATCAAACTCTCACATTAGACCTTTAATGAGCTGTCATTTTTCCCTACCAGTGCTAAGTGGCTGCATTATGCATGTACACAGTAGATACTTTGGGCTGGCAGATGCAGTTTTATCCACTCAAGTAAAGGAATTTTATTACTGTATTACTTTCAAATGATCAGAGCTGGAGTTTGTAGTTGGGATTTACACAAGCAAGCAAATGGATAAGACGAGCAGGCAGAAAAaatctggacaaaaaaaaaaatcactgttaatGAGCATTAAAAGCTCAGACACAACTATAGAATATGGGACTTGTGAAATGTGTACCAGATGCCTTTGTACATGCAAAAATCCTCCACTAAAAAGATATTATTTTAGGCTTAATCACGGTTAATCCTTTCCTCCTTTCATTCCCGTTTGACAAACATTGCACTGTCAGAGCTGACTGACAAACCATGCGGAAGAGTGACATCAGGTATCCAAGAGCCACAACTGTCCTCGGGCCTTTAGAAGGACACATAGCTACAGAAATCATCAAATGTCAAGTACAGGGGACATGCAAGCAAAAGGGATGTGGCCTACATGCCATTACCATACCAGGGGCTGCTGTTGCCCTGAAAGGGACTTCACTTTCATCAGGCAAGTTGATCGGCTAGAGTGACAACAGGGTTACGGTGATTTTCCCTGACAGCTAGCAGAGCCTACTGGCTTCTAGGAAAGGGGAGGTCAATTGTGGGATGGGTCTTAAAGCGAGCCATCTGTTTTTGCAAAGCAAATGACTTATCGTCtttctgcattttttccccctctacaTAGCACACATGCATTTATAGTTCTAGTGTCCCTTTTTGTTACAAGAAAGTGAGACCAACTACCTATATATTAATATCTCTGTCACAGATATTAGGCATATAATGAATTCAATTAGACAAAACCCACTCCATGTGCTCACGCCACTATATGCTTCATCAGATCTAAAAGACCCACTATATCTGCCAGTCCATCTGTCTGCCAGTCCATCTGTCTATGGTGCAGCTATAAATGACTCTGTATCTTCATCTTTGAAATGAGGTCAGGCTCTCAAACTGCTTCATTTGTGAGTCCTCTCTCTCACTGCtggagaatgaatgaatgaggagAAAGACTGTGTTTTGTCTCTCTTGTCTTAGTTCAGTAAGATGTGACCTCTATCTTAGCATGTGTGAGGAGACAAATAGCATCAATCTCGCCTGTTCCTCCCCTGCTAGTGCTGAGCTAACACCCTGATGAGGAGTTATATTGGTAATCCAGGGAAAGGTTACAGCAGGCTGTACTGTGCCTGCTAAAGCTTACAGTGACAGCTATTAatttgtgtgtggtgtgtgtgtgtccacagttGTATTAATCACATTGTGGAGACCAGAATCTCAATACTAGGATAAATGTAGCTTTCTCTGAGGTAAACCAGGAAATTTTAGGAGTAGAATTTGAATCATGGTTTAGGGGTAAGGGTTGGATGTGTTTAAACCTccaggaaatgaaaataaatcagaGCAACATGTGTAAATATGTGCGCTGTACATCTACATACTTCAACTATTTGCCTCACTGTCCTGTGGGAACTACACTGTAAAATCTTATAAGCTGGCTTCACACATAAAGTATTCAAACTAACTGCCACAGAAAAATGTTGTTACACCACCTTACAAGGCTAATTTGCTTAGTGTGAGTGGGCTTTGAGCCATACAACTATCATAAAGGATCTTACACTAATTTAAATTACTTCAAAAATAAGAGAATTGGGTACTGGAAAGATGAAAAATCACTTTTGGGTAAGTTAGTTGGGTAAAGCTATGTaatgagacaaaaataaataaataaaa from Archocentrus centrarchus isolate MPI-CPG fArcCen1 chromosome 20, fArcCen1, whole genome shotgun sequence encodes the following:
- the cbln2b gene encoding cerebellin-2b; translated protein: MVPARCPGRCAILALALLLGCGVAFCLGQNDTEPIVLEGKCLVVCDSNPSSDGAVTSSLGISVRSAGAKVAFSAVRGTNHEPSEMSNTSMTIYFDQVLVNIGNHFDLKASVFQAPRRGIYSFSFHVVKVYNRQTIQVNLMQNDYPVISAFAGDQDVTREAASNGVLLMVEREDRVYLKLERGTLMGGWKYSTFSGFLVFPL